The following proteins are encoded in a genomic region of Magnolia sinica isolate HGM2019 chromosome 1, MsV1, whole genome shotgun sequence:
- the LOC131237863 gene encoding pentatricopeptide repeat-containing protein At5g50390, chloroplastic-like, whose product MERIMLSPFPTVFPDPIQYNSRIPRLLSDSSTLFFCKSDFSLPRRKNPAQITCSSLEQGLHPKPRPKPSRIPEDLDSEADSQITQMKKPATSLGNQIEKLVFFKRYGEALELFEIVECKDDFVLEGSTYDSLVNACIGLRSIRGVKRVFNHMVESGFEPDQYLRNRMLLMHVKCGMMIDARRLFDEMPERNLVSWNTIIGGLVDSGDYKEAYQLFLLMWQEFSDAGSRTFATALRACAGLGLVFAGQQLHSCVLKLGIDRDIFVSCALIDMYSKCGSIEDAQFVFDEMPQKTVVAWNSIIAGYALHGYSEEALNLYHVMRKSGVKMDHFTYSIIIRICTRLASLEHAQQAHAGLVRHGFGLDIVANTTLVDFYSKWGRVEDARTLFDKMPHKNVISWNALIAGYANHGQGNEAVEMFEKMLHDGMIPNHVTFLAVLSACSYSGLSDEGWEIFESMSRDHKIKPRAMHYACMIELLGREGLLDEAFALIRDAPFSPTENMWAALLTACRIHKNLELGRFAAERLLGMEPEKLSNYIVLLNIYNCSGRPDEAAKVLGTLKRRGLRLLPACSWIEIKKQTHGFLFGDKSHPQSKEIYKRLDDLMEEIAKEGYIPGGRSLLPDVEEQDERMSVYHSEKLAVAFGLLSTSDSTPLQVVQSHRICSNCHGVIKLIAMVAKREIVLRDASRFHHFKHGSCSCGDYW is encoded by the coding sequence CACCGTATTTCCAGATCCAATCCAATACAATTCCAGAATCCCACGCCTTCTCTCGGATTCCAGCACTCTCTTCTTTTGTAAATCTGATTTCTCATTGCCCCGAAGGAAGAACCCAGCTCAAATTACCTGCTCTTCTCTTGAACAAGGTCTCCATCCTAAACCCAGGCCGAAACCGAGTCGAATTCCTGAAGATCTCGACTCAGAGGCTGATTCTCAAATAACCCAGATGAAGAAACCTGCTACGAGCCTCGGGAATCAAATCGAGAAGTTGGTTTTCTTCAAAAGGTATGGTGAAGCTCTTGAACTGTTTGAAATTGTAGAATGCAAGGACGATTTTGTCTTAGAAGGTAGTACATATGATTCTCTCGTAAATGCTTGTATTGGATTGAGATCGATTAGAGGTGTGAAAAGGGTGTTTAATCACATGGTCGAGAGTGGGTTCGAACCGGATCAGTATTTGAGGAACAGAATGTTGTTAATGCATGTGAAGTGTGGGATGATGATAGATGCCCGCAggctgttcgatgaaatgcctgaaagGAACTTGGTTTCTTGGAACACCATTATAGGAGGGCTGGTTGACTCAGGTGATTACAAAGAGGCGTACCAGTTGTTCTTGTTGATGTGGCAGGAGTTCTCTGATGCTGGGTCCCGCACATTTGCTACTGCCCTCAGGGCTTGTGCTGGATTGGGACTGGTTTTTGCCGGTCAGCAGTTGCATTCCTGCGTGTTGAAATTGGGGATAGATAGAGATATCTTCGTGTCATGCGCACTGATTGATATGTATAGTAAGTGTGGGAGCATTGAAGATGCTCAATTTGTTTTTGATGAGATGCCGCAGAAGACAGTAGTCGCGTGGAATTCGATTATAGCAGGGTATGCACTTCATGGCTATAGTGAGGAAGCTCTCAATCTGTATCATGTAATGAGAAAATCGGGTGTGAAGATGGATCACTTCACTTATTCGATAATTATTAGAATTTGCACCAGACTGGCTTCGTTAGAACATGCACAGCAAGCTCATGCTGGTCTGGTGCGTCATGGTTTTGGTTTGGATATAGTGGCTAACACAACATTGGTGGACTTCTATAGCAAATGGGGTAGGGTTGAAGATGCACGGACTCTTTTTGATAAGATGCCACACAAAAATGTCATATCTTGGAATGCTTTAATAGCTGGATATGCCAACCATGGCCAAGGAAATGAGGCTGTTGAAATGTTTGAGAAGATGCTTCATGACGGCATGATTCCAAACCATGTTACCTTTCTTGCTGTTTTATCCGCCTGCAGCTATTCTGGATTATCAGATGAAGGATGGGAGATTTTTGAGTCAATGAGTCGAGACCATAAGATCAAGCCTCGGGCAATGCATTATGCTTGTATGATTGAGTTGTTGGGCCGAGAAGGGCTTTTAGATGAAGCTTTTGCTTTGATAAGAGATGCTCCCTTCAGCCCTACAGAGAACATGTGGGCTGCCTTGCTGACAGCTTGTAGAATTCACAAGAACTTAGAGCTTGGAAGATTTGCTGCAGAAAGGCTTCTTGGAATGGAGCCCGAAAAGCTAAGTAATTATATCGtgcttttgaatatatataaCTGTTCTGGGAGGCCAGATGAAGCTGCCAAGGTGTTAGGGACCTTGAAGAGAAGGGGATTGAGGTTGCTTCCTGCCTGTAGTTGGATTGAGATCAAGAAACAAACTCATGGGTTTCTTTTTGGTGATAAATCTCATCCTCAAAGCAAAGAGATTTATAAAAGATTAGATGACTTGATGGAGGAAATCGCCAAAGAAGGCTACATTCCTGGTGGGAGATCTTTGCTTCCTGATGTGGAAGAACAGGATGAACGAATGTCGGTGTATCATAGTGAGAAGTTGGCTGTTGCTTTCGGGCTTCTAAGTACGTCCGATTCAACTCCACTGCAGGTAGTTCAAAGCCATCGGATCTGCAGCAATTGCCATGGTGTTATTAAACTGATAGCCATGGTTGCTAAACGGGAAATTGTCCTGAGAGATGCGAGTCGATTTCATCATTTCAAACATGGGTCTTGTTCTTGTGGGGATTATTGGTGA